Proteins encoded together in one Bradyrhizobium sp. PSBB068 window:
- a CDS encoding AMP-binding protein, producing the protein MSTLDSFRTVHPPLQAGAARSAPVASADTFQAALEGAAITIPQLLRQRAAMHGDALALREKDYGIWNPYSWRHYYETARAVALGLLSLGVKPGDRIAIAGENTPEWFYADLGTQMIGAVAVGIYPTNPWVELQYIVKHSGARMVVTGDQEQTDKVLDAMANNGGLPDLEAIVCIDMKGLRHYRQSELMSFEALCERGKAYGQQNPDADATLDRLISQGTPDDVCILVYTSGTTGPPKGAMLTHRNLVYAAFAYAKTVGIADKPFEAVSYLPLCHVAERCYGTVTHLVLGGTVSFAESIDTVAINIREIAPTFFVGVPRIYEKLQQGFLFRLGESGRLRQGFTRACLAWGRTLSDRRQAGKANLLDRAAFGLLYMLMFRNLQRHLGFAYSRHRLCAGASISPETLRFFDIIGRPVSQGYGLTESGGVAFIQTESHHRIGGCGVPLPQTEWKCDADGEILLRNPGVFKGYFLDEKASTASLESDGWLRTGDIIDILDNGEIAVVDRKKAIIITAGGKNIAPSEIENALKDSEFIKEAIVVGEAKKYLGAIIQVDYDNVGRWARDRALAYTNYKSLSQLPDVHELVERIVGETNKRFARVENIRRFAIIEKELDHDDGELTATQKVRRAMIEKKFARELAIIYQSEG; encoded by the coding sequence ATGTCGACGCTGGACAGTTTTCGCACCGTTCATCCGCCGTTGCAGGCCGGCGCCGCGCGCAGCGCACCGGTGGCGAGCGCCGATACGTTTCAGGCGGCGCTCGAGGGCGCCGCCATCACCATCCCGCAATTGCTGCGCCAGCGCGCCGCCATGCATGGCGATGCGCTGGCGCTGCGCGAGAAGGATTACGGCATCTGGAATCCGTATTCTTGGCGGCACTATTACGAAACGGCGCGCGCGGTCGCGCTAGGCCTGCTCTCGCTCGGCGTCAAACCCGGCGATCGCATCGCCATCGCCGGCGAGAACACGCCGGAGTGGTTTTATGCCGATCTCGGCACCCAGATGATCGGCGCGGTCGCGGTCGGCATCTATCCGACCAATCCCTGGGTCGAGCTGCAATACATCGTCAAGCATTCGGGTGCCCGCATGGTCGTCACCGGCGACCAGGAGCAGACCGACAAGGTGCTCGACGCGATGGCCAACAATGGCGGCCTGCCGGATCTCGAGGCCATCGTCTGCATCGACATGAAGGGGCTGCGGCACTACCGCCAATCGGAGCTGATGTCGTTCGAGGCCCTATGTGAGCGCGGCAAGGCCTATGGGCAGCAGAACCCGGACGCCGATGCCACGCTCGACCGGCTGATCAGCCAGGGCACGCCCGACGATGTCTGCATCCTCGTCTACACGTCGGGCACGACGGGTCCGCCCAAGGGCGCGATGCTGACCCATCGGAACCTCGTCTACGCCGCCTTTGCATACGCCAAAACCGTCGGGATCGCCGACAAGCCGTTCGAGGCGGTGAGCTATCTGCCGCTGTGCCACGTCGCCGAGCGCTGCTACGGCACGGTGACGCATCTGGTGCTCGGCGGCACCGTGTCCTTTGCCGAATCGATCGACACGGTCGCGATCAACATCCGCGAGATCGCGCCGACCTTCTTCGTCGGCGTACCGAGAATCTACGAGAAGCTTCAGCAGGGCTTTCTGTTCCGCCTCGGCGAAAGCGGCAGGCTGCGGCAGGGCTTTACAAGAGCGTGTCTCGCCTGGGGCCGCACGCTGTCCGACCGACGGCAGGCCGGCAAGGCCAACTTGCTCGATCGCGCGGCGTTCGGCCTGCTCTATATGCTGATGTTCCGCAATTTGCAGCGTCATCTCGGCTTCGCCTACAGCCGGCATCGGCTCTGTGCCGGCGCCTCGATCTCGCCGGAGACGTTGCGCTTCTTCGACATCATCGGCCGTCCGGTTTCGCAGGGTTACGGCCTGACCGAGAGCGGTGGCGTCGCCTTCATCCAGACCGAAAGCCATCACCGGATCGGTGGCTGCGGCGTGCCGTTACCCCAGACGGAATGGAAGTGCGACGCCGACGGCGAGATCCTGCTGCGCAACCCCGGCGTCTTCAAAGGCTATTTCCTCGACGAGAAAGCCTCAACAGCTTCGCTGGAGAGCGATGGCTGGCTGCGCACCGGCGACATCATCGACATCCTCGACAACGGCGAGATCGCCGTGGTCGACCGCAAGAAGGCGATCATCATCACCGCCGGCGGCAAGAACATCGCGCCATCGGAGATCGAGAACGCGCTGAAGGATTCCGAGTTCATCAAGGAAGCGATCGTGGTGGGCGAGGCCAAGAAGTATCTCGGCGCCATCATCCAGGTCGACTACGACAATGTCGGACGCTGGGCCCGCGACCGCGCGCTGGCCTACACCAACTACAAGTCGCTGTCGCAGCTGCCTGACGTGCACGAGCTGGTCGAACGGATCGTGGGCGAGACCAACAAGCGGTTTGCCCGAGTCGAGAACATCAGGCGCTTTGCCATCATCGAGAAGGAGCTCGACCACGACGACGGCGAGCTGACCGCGACGCAGAAGGTACGCCGCGCCATGATCGAGAAGAAATTCGCCCGCGAGCTCGCGATCATCTATCAGTCGGAGGGCTGA